DNA from Anaerolineales bacterium:
TGAACATGGCGCTAAAGATCGTGGTCGATTCCCAAATGGGGTTCTGTACAAAGCGCGCCGGCACAAACGCCCATTCCACAATAAAAGCATCGCCCAGCAAATACTCCAACCCAAAGACCAGAATGTTCAGCGCAACCAGCGCATAGGTCACTACCGGGGTGCTGCGACGGCCCGAATTGTCATCACCAATTGGCATCATAGCGGGAGTCTCCTTGGCAAAATTATAAACTGGCCCATATTTTCTGCGGCGCATGCGCTGGCCGCCACTTACACTGGGCGCAGTTGTGAAGAAATCCACCCTCTTGGCGCTGGTGCTAGTTAACCTGGCCATCCTGGCCGGGATTGCCACGTTCAGCGCCGCTAGCATCGTGCCACAACGGCAAAACCGCTTCGATTTCTACCCGCACTGGGTAGCGGGCCGGGCGGTGTGGGCCGGCGAAACCCCCTACCAGCCCGCCGTCACCGAGCGCATCCAGCGCGGCATGTTCGGCACGCGATTGCCCGCCGGCACCGACCAGCACCGCTTGGTCTACCCTGCTTACGCAAGCCTGCTGCTGGGGCCGCTGGTGGCGCTGCCTGCCAACCTAGCCATCCCGATATGGATGGCCTTGCAGTTGTGGGCTTTCTTGGTGACGCCGCTGGTCTGGCTGGCCATCTTACGGGTGCGCCCTTCGCCGCTGCGCCTGGCCTATTTGCTGGTCGGGCTGGTGCTGGTCTTCCGCTATCCAATGATCGTGTTTGTCATCGGTCAATTCACCGGCACACTACTGCTCTTGCTCTCACTGGGCATCTACTTGCTGACCCGGAACAAAGACGCCTGGGCCGGGTTGGCCTTCGCTCTTGCCACCGTGCCACCTTCGCTCTCCGGCCCGCTGGCGCTGGTACTGCTCGGCGCGGTGGCCCTGCGCGGGCGCTGGCGCGGCCTGGCCAGCTTCCTGGGCAGCCTGGCGCTGCTCACGCTGGCCAGCAGCCTGCGCATCGGCTGGTGGCTGCCTGATTTCCTCACCGCGGTGGGCAATTACTCTGGGTATAGCAGCCTGGTATGGCCACCCAGTTTGCTCGGCGCCCCCTGGGCCGCCTGGGGCTTCACTGTGCTGGTGGCCGGCTGGCTGCTGCATTGGCTGCGCGCCTATTTGCGCGCCCCAGGCTCCCATTTTGTGGGGTTTAGCCTGGCGGCCCTGCTGGCTGCGCTGTTGTTGCTGCCGCAAACCGGAACCTATACATTGAGTCTATTAATCGTGGTGTTATTTGCTTTATCATTGCAGCCACACCCGCACCGGCCGCAAGACGCTTTGCTGCTTGGCCTCATGCTCAGCCCCTGGCTGTTCTATCGCCTGGGCGATACGCCCTTGCAACTGCTGGTGCTACCACTGCTATGCCTGCTGCTCTTCCAATGGAACGGGGCACCTACGCAGGACGGAGTTGTTGATGGATAAAAACAAGATCACCCTACAAGACTACGCCTTTTTCAACCGCCTGTTGGAAGGCTGCCAGATCGTCAGCCGCGATTTTCGCTATTTGTTCCTTAACGAAGTGATCCTCGAGCACGGCAAACGCCCCTGGGAAGAGCTGCTCGGCAAAACGATGATGGAGGTCTACCCCGGCATCGAGAATACCGAGATGTTTGCCAAGCTCAAAGAGGTGATGGAGACCGGCATGCCCGAGCGCATGCTCAATCACTTCACCTACCCGGATGGCAGCGAAGCCTGGTTCGATCTCAACATCCTGCCCTGGCCGGATGGCGCCCTGATCCTCTCGCTGGACATCAGCGCCCAAAAACGCCTGGAACAGATCGAGGGCACCCAACGTTAGTGTTAACTCACCCAGGCATTACGCTGGGTATAGTACGTATACGCTGAGTTGACAAAAGGTATTGTCTAATCTTGGTGGTATCGAAAGGGGTTAGCACGAACACAAGGACGGCCCGCATGGAGACGCTGGAATTCCCGGCTTGGTTGGAGCAAAAATACATTGAGTGGCAAAGTGCGCGCGGCAAGCGTGCTACCCTGGCCCAGTTTGCTGACCATCTAGGCCTCTCGGCGCCGCTGCTCAGCCACTACCTCAACGGCATTCGCAAGCCCACTCGCGAAAACACCCGCAAGCTCGCCCAGCGCTTAGGCCCAGAAGTTTACGATATACTGGGCCTTCAGCATCCTGACCCTAAGCTGCGTTTTATCACGCGCAACTGGAGCCAGTTGACAGCTGAACAACAGCAACAGCTTCTGGCCGCGGCCGAGAAGCTGCTGAAGGCGGGAAATGAAGAATCAGCCTCACGTACAGGTCGGCCTAAGAAAACTGACAGATAGCTGGGATGCGTTATCGCTGGCCCGGCGCTGGCAGCTATTCACCCTCACGCTGCTCTTCCTGACAAAGAATTGGCTCACCACCAACCGCAAAACAGAGTAGTTGCGCGCCCTTACTCCAGGGCTTGTTTGGCGCGCTTGGCCTCGCGGCCGCGCACATGCATATCCAGGATCTTCTTGCGAATGCGCAGACTCTGCGGGGTGACCTCAAGCAACTCGTCGTCCGCCAACTGCTCGATCGACTCGTCCAGGCTCATCACCCGTGGCGGGGTCAGGCGCTGCTCGATCTCGCCGCGGCTATCGGCGCGCACGCCGGTGAGCTTCTTGGTCTTGCACACATTGACTTCCAGGTCGCCTTCGCGCGGCTGCTCGCCCACGACCATGCCGGCATACACTTCCGTGCCCGCGCTGATGTAGAGGATGCCGCGCTCTTCGGCGGCGCGCAAGCCATAGGTCACCGCCGTGCCGGTCTCATAGGCGATCAATGAGCCGCGCGCCCGCGAGGTGATCGTGCCCGCCACCGGGCGATAGCCGGCAAACAGCGTGTTCATGATGCCGCGGCCGCGCGTGGCGGTGAGGAACTGCTGGCGAAAGCCGAGCAAACCACGCGTGGGCACAACAAAGGTCATCAAGGTGCTACCGGCCGGGCCTTCCATCATCTGCTGCATTTCGCCGCGCCGCCGCCCCATCATTTCCACCACCACGCCGGCCGTGTCCGGCCCGGTTTCGATATGCACTTCTTCGAACGGCTCCAGCGTATTGCCTTCGCCATCTTTTTTGAGGATCACTTCCGGGCGGGCCACATGGAATTCGTAGCCCTCGCGGCGCATGGTCTCGATCAGGATCGCCAGGTGCAGCTCGCCGCGCCCGGAGACAATGAAGGTATCGGCGCTCTCGGTATCCTCTACGCGCAACGAAAGATTGCTACGCAGCTCGTTGTAGAGGCGCTCACGCAGCTTGCGGCTGGTGCCCCACTTGCCTTCGCGACCAGCAAACGGCGAGGTGTTGACGCCGAAGGCCATACGCACGGTTGGCTCTTCCACGGTGATGCCGGGCAGCGCCACAGCGTGCTCACGGTCGGCCAGGGTTTCGCCGATGGCAATACCTTCCAGGCCGGCCACGGCCACAATGTCGCCGGCGCGCGCCTCTTGCACTTCCACGCGCTGCAAACCATCCTGCAAGTACAGGTAGCGCAACACTTCGGGCAAGTTGCGCCCGTCCAGCGTCAGGCGCGCCACCGTCTGGCTCACTTGCATGCGCCCGGCGAAAATACGCCCGATGGCGGTCTGGCCGCGGTAGTTGTCATAATCCAGCGTGGTCACCAGCATCTGCAGCGGCGCGTCCGCATCCACCACCGGGGGCGGCACTTCGTTGAGGATCGTTTCGAACAAGGGCTGCAGATCCGGCCCAAGCTCCGGCGTCAGGCCGGCGCGCTGCTGGGCGCCGATGGCATACACCACCGGGAAATCGGCCTGGGCATCGGTGGCCCCCAGATCGACAAACAGGTCAAAGGTCTCGTTGAGCGTGCGCGCTACGTCGGC
Protein-coding regions in this window:
- a CDS encoding DUF2029 domain-containing protein, yielding MKKSTLLALVLVNLAILAGIATFSAASIVPQRQNRFDFYPHWVAGRAVWAGETPYQPAVTERIQRGMFGTRLPAGTDQHRLVYPAYASLLLGPLVALPANLAIPIWMALQLWAFLVTPLVWLAILRVRPSPLRLAYLLVGLVLVFRYPMIVFVIGQFTGTLLLLLSLGIYLLTRNKDAWAGLAFALATVPPSLSGPLALVLLGAVALRGRWRGLASFLGSLALLTLASSLRIGWWLPDFLTAVGNYSGYSSLVWPPSLLGAPWAAWGFTVLVAGWLLHWLRAYLRAPGSHFVGFSLAALLAALLLLPQTGTYTLSLLIVVLFALSLQPHPHRPQDALLLGLMLSPWLFYRLGDTPLQLLVLPLLCLLLFQWNGAPTQDGVVDG
- a CDS encoding PAS domain-containing protein produces the protein MDKNKITLQDYAFFNRLLEGCQIVSRDFRYLFLNEVILEHGKRPWEELLGKTMMEVYPGIENTEMFAKLKEVMETGMPERMLNHFTYPDGSEAWFDLNILPWPDGALILSLDISAQKRLEQIEGTQR
- a CDS encoding helix-turn-helix transcriptional regulator, producing METLEFPAWLEQKYIEWQSARGKRATLAQFADHLGLSAPLLSHYLNGIRKPTRENTRKLAQRLGPEVYDILGLQHPDPKLRFITRNWSQLTAEQQQQLLAAAEKLLKAGNEESASRTGRPKKTDR
- the typA gene encoding translational GTPase TypA; translation: MKTPRDDLRNIAIIAHVDHGKTTLVDGLLRQARVFRENQQVAERVMDSNDLERERGITILAKNTAIQIINPATNTPVKINIVDTPGHADFGGEVERVMNMVDGVLLLVDAAEGPRPQTRFVLKKALEMGLRAIVVINKVDRKDADVARTLNETFDLFVDLGATDAQADFPVVYAIGAQQRAGLTPELGPDLQPLFETILNEVPPPVVDADAPLQMLVTTLDYDNYRGQTAIGRIFAGRMQVSQTVARLTLDGRNLPEVLRYLYLQDGLQRVEVQEARAGDIVAVAGLEGIAIGETLADREHAVALPGITVEEPTVRMAFGVNTSPFAGREGKWGTSRKLRERLYNELRSNLSLRVEDTESADTFIVSGRGELHLAILIETMRREGYEFHVARPEVILKKDGEGNTLEPFEEVHIETGPDTAGVVVEMMGRRRGEMQQMMEGPAGSTLMTFVVPTRGLLGFRQQFLTATRGRGIMNTLFAGYRPVAGTITSRARGSLIAYETGTAVTYGLRAAEERGILYISAGTEVYAGMVVGEQPREGDLEVNVCKTKKLTGVRADSRGEIEQRLTPPRVMSLDESIEQLADDELLEVTPQSLRIRKKILDMHVRGREAKRAKQALE